A genomic segment from Candidatus Brocadia sinica JPN1 encodes:
- the rplE gene encoding 50S ribosomal protein L5 codes for MVRLLEKYKHQVVPQLIEKFRYNNKLSVPRLQKIVVNMGIGRATENKKLIEEGVEHLSIIAGQKPLITKAKKAISGFKLRKGQAVGCKVTLRGDRMYEFLDRLISIVLPRIRDFRGISAKSFDGRGNYTVGLTEQIVFPEISVDTVEFVQGMDITLVITGNSNEQSYELLRLLGMPFRLE; via the coding sequence ATGGTGAGACTGTTAGAAAAATACAAGCATCAGGTTGTTCCGCAGCTTATTGAGAAATTCAGATATAATAATAAATTATCTGTACCACGGCTTCAGAAGATCGTTGTCAATATGGGTATAGGCAGGGCGACGGAGAATAAAAAACTTATTGAGGAAGGGGTTGAGCATCTCTCAATTATAGCGGGGCAAAAGCCGCTCATTACCAAAGCAAAAAAGGCTATTTCTGGTTTTAAACTCAGGAAAGGCCAGGCTGTGGGATGTAAAGTAACGCTCCGTGGAGATAGGATGTATGAATTTTTGGATCGTTTAATTAGCATTGTGTTGCCGAGAATTCGAGATTTTAGAGGGATTTCAGCGAAGTCATTTGATGGCCGTGGAAACTATACCGTTGGACTTACAGAACAGATCGTATTTCCTGAAATAAGTGTGGACACGGTTGAATTTGTTCAGGGAATGGATATTACTTTGGTAATTACAGGCAATTCGAATGAACAATCTTATGAGTTATTAAGGTTATTAGGTATGCCTTTTAGATTAGAATAG
- the rplN gene encoding 50S ribosomal protein L14: MIMEQTKLDIADNSGAKRATCIKVLGGSGRKYATVGDVIVAAVKKAIPEGVVKKGDVVKGVVVRTRKNIRRDDGSYLKFDKNAIVIIDNDGNPRGTRIFGAVARELRQKNFMKIVSLAAEVV, from the coding sequence ATGATAATGGAACAAACAAAGCTGGATATCGCTGATAACAGCGGGGCAAAAAGAGCAACCTGTATTAAGGTCCTTGGAGGAAGCGGAAGAAAATATGCGACCGTGGGAGATGTCATTGTAGCTGCAGTAAAGAAAGCTATCCCCGAGGGAGTTGTAAAAAAAGGAGATGTGGTGAAGGGGGTTGTTGTCAGAACAAGAAAAAATATTCGCAGAGATGACGGGTCATATTTAAAATTTGATAAGAACGCAATTGTTATTATCGACAATGATGGCAATCCGAGAGGAACACGCATATTTGGCGCTGTTGCCAGAGAGTTGAGGCAAAAGAATTTTATGAAGATTGTGTCGTTGGCTGCAGAAGTTGTGTAG
- the rpsE gene encoding 30S ribosomal protein S5, with product MEETVVRVNRCTTVTKGGKSMSFSALVVVGDKKGSVGIGFGKAREVPNAVSKAVKEAKKQIVKIPLKGGTIPHVVWGRFKAANIFLKPASPGTGIKAGASARAVLESAGVKNILTKCYGKRNPLNVAKATLFGLKSLRTKEEIGELRGVKIE from the coding sequence ATGGAAGAAACGGTTGTAAGGGTTAACCGTTGCACAACAGTAACAAAAGGCGGTAAGTCAATGAGTTTTAGCGCTCTTGTTGTTGTCGGTGATAAGAAGGGTAGTGTAGGCATCGGATTTGGTAAGGCACGTGAAGTGCCGAACGCCGTAAGTAAGGCGGTTAAGGAAGCAAAAAAACAAATAGTAAAAATTCCATTGAAAGGCGGCACGATACCACATGTGGTTTGGGGAAGATTTAAGGCTGCTAATATTTTTTTGAAACCGGCATCGCCTGGAACTGGTATTAAGGCAGGAGCTTCGGCGCGGGCTGTACTTGAGTCTGCAGGAGTTAAAAATATTCTGACGAAATGTTACGGTAAAAGAAACCCGCTTAATGTGGCCAAGGCGACATTGTTCGGATTGAAATCTTTGAGAACTAAGGAAGAGATCGGAGAGTTAAGGGGAGTGAAGATAGAATGA
- the rpsH gene encoding 30S ribosomal protein S8 translates to MSMTDPISDMLTRMRNAIMIKRESVDIPLSKLKLSILRILREEGFIKEFKEIPSENNQNLVRVYLKYGPLRQQIINKLERVSKSSRRIYKKKEEINKVFGGIGVAIYSTSKGIISDKECRRLKIGGELICIVS, encoded by the coding sequence ATGAGTATGACAGATCCAATTTCTGATATGCTTACGCGTATGAGAAATGCAATTATGATAAAGCGCGAAAGTGTAGATATTCCCTTGTCTAAGCTAAAGTTATCAATTTTGAGGATACTGAGAGAGGAAGGTTTTATAAAAGAATTCAAAGAGATACCAAGTGAGAATAATCAAAATCTTGTTAGGGTATATCTAAAGTATGGGCCACTAAGGCAGCAAATAATCAACAAATTGGAAAGGGTGAGTAAATCAAGCCGACGGATTTATAAGAAGAAAGAAGAAATTAATAAAGTTTTTGGCGGGATAGGGGTTGCGATATACTCGACATCAAAAGGAATTATCAGTGATAAAGAGTGTAGACGGCTGAAAATAGGCGGTGAACTAATTTGTATTGTATCGTAA
- the rplR gene encoding 50S ribosomal protein L18, whose product MNHIQEKKRKRERRHLRIRRKVIGTSDRPRLSVCRTLKHIYCQIINDIEGKTLAAASTQSADIRSQIKYGGNVKAAEIVGKKIADEAKSKGITKVVFDKGGYKYHGRIKALAESARKNNLSF is encoded by the coding sequence ATGAATCATATACAGGAAAAAAAACGCAAGAGAGAAAGGCGTCATCTTAGGATTAGGCGGAAAGTGATCGGAACCAGTGACAGGCCACGTTTAAGCGTCTGTCGAACATTAAAGCATATTTATTGCCAAATTATTAATGATATTGAGGGCAAGACCTTGGCAGCAGCATCGACACAATCTGCTGATATTCGGTCGCAGATTAAGTATGGTGGGAATGTGAAGGCTGCAGAGATTGTCGGAAAAAAAATTGCAGACGAAGCAAAAAGTAAGGGTATTACAAAAGTTGTCTTTGATAAGGGTGGTTATAAGTACCACGGCAGAATAAAGGCATTAGCTGAGAGTGCTAGAAAGAATAATCTGAGTTTCTAA
- the rplO gene encoding 50S ribosomal protein L15: MNFIDVKAISFQRKRRRRVGRGRGSGMGKTSGRGGKGATARSGNETRIQFEGGQTPLFRRLPKRGFNNPFKKKYAIVNIKDIARFDSGTTVTMDKLLESGIIKKVLDGIKILGEGEIKNVLTVVAHKFSRVAMEKIEAAGGKAKVLS, translated from the coding sequence ATGAATTTTATAGACGTAAAAGCAATTTCGTTTCAAAGAAAACGCAGGAGGAGAGTTGGCCGTGGCAGAGGGTCTGGTATGGGAAAGACCTCTGGAAGGGGTGGCAAAGGCGCGACTGCAAGGTCTGGAAATGAAACAAGGATACAGTTTGAGGGTGGACAGACTCCTCTTTTCCGCAGGCTACCAAAAAGAGGGTTTAATAATCCGTTTAAAAAGAAATATGCTATCGTTAATATAAAAGACATTGCCCGTTTTGATAGTGGAACGACCGTGACTATGGACAAGCTTTTGGAATCCGGGATTATTAAAAAAGTGTTAGATGGTATAAAGATACTCGGTGAAGGTGAGATTAAAAACGTTTTGACGGTTGTAGCGCATAAATTCAGTAGGGTAGCTATGGAAAAGATTGAGGCGGCAGGGGGGAAAGCAAAGGTTCTGTCATGA
- the rplF gene encoding 50S ribosomal protein L6, with product MSRIGKQPVRVPDNVKLSIAGNTLNIEGPKGKLRQVVHPDIAIEYNQQNKQILIKRASDEKYHKALHGLTRALIANMITGVTNSFSKNLEIVGLGYNAKVQGKELVLSLGYTHPVHLEIPMGIKVDVTNPTNPAKLTVSGPDKQMVGQFSAVIRGKKPPEPYKGMGIKYEGEVIRRKAGKAFTSGAA from the coding sequence ATGTCACGAATAGGGAAGCAACCAGTTAGAGTTCCAGACAATGTAAAGCTGTCGATAGCTGGTAATACGTTGAATATTGAAGGACCGAAAGGGAAACTGAGACAGGTCGTTCATCCTGATATTGCAATAGAATATAATCAACAGAATAAACAAATTTTAATAAAAAGGGCATCTGACGAAAAGTATCATAAGGCGCTACATGGCTTGACTCGTGCGCTTATAGCAAATATGATTACAGGTGTTACGAACAGTTTTTCAAAAAATCTTGAAATTGTTGGACTCGGTTACAATGCCAAGGTACAAGGTAAAGAGCTGGTTTTGTCGCTTGGTTATACACATCCGGTGCATTTGGAGATTCCAATGGGAATAAAAGTGGATGTTACTAATCCTACTAACCCGGCGAAACTTACAGTTTCTGGTCCTGATAAGCAAATGGTGGGACAATTTTCTGCAGTAATAAGGGGGAAGAAGCCACCCGAGCCGTATAAAGGGATGGGAATCAAATATGAGGGTGAAGTTATTAGAAGAAAGGCTGGGAAGGCATTTACCTCTGGTGCTGCATAG
- the rplX gene encoding 50S ribosomal protein L24, which produces MHVRLNDLVAVMAGNEAGKTGKIIKVLRDKERVVIKGVNLVYRHTKPSQKNPQGGRIQKEASLSISNVLPICQNKSCNKYNMGVRTRKRILGSGDKPRICVYCGSEIVSTE; this is translated from the coding sequence ATGCATGTTCGTTTGAATGATTTAGTTGCCGTAATGGCTGGCAATGAGGCCGGTAAAACGGGAAAGATAATAAAAGTTTTGCGTGATAAGGAACGAGTTGTAATAAAAGGTGTGAATTTAGTTTACAGGCATACAAAACCGAGTCAAAAAAATCCGCAAGGCGGGAGAATACAAAAGGAGGCATCTCTTTCTATATCGAATGTGCTGCCGATTTGTCAAAATAAAAGCTGTAACAAGTATAATATGGGTGTCAGGACGAGGAAAAGGATATTGGGCAGTGGTGATAAGCCACGCATTTGCGTTTATTGTGGTTCTGAAATAGTGTCGACTGAATGA
- a CDS encoding type Z 30S ribosomal protein S14, translated as MARKCLIEKSKKEPKYQTRKYNRCKLCGRRRAYYRRFQICRLCFRKLASKGEIPGVKKASW; from the coding sequence ATGGCGAGGAAATGTCTTATCGAGAAGTCGAAGAAAGAGCCGAAATATCAGACGAGAAAGTATAATCGGTGTAAACTCTGCGGGCGTCGGAGGGCTTACTATCGCAGATTCCAGATTTGCAGACTTTGCTTTAGAAAGCTCGCTTCGAAGGGTGAGATACCGGGGGTAAAAAAGGCTAGTTGGTAG
- the secY gene encoding preprotein translocase subunit SecY, producing MIEQFGNIFRIPELRKKVLITLGLIALCRVGVYIPIPGIDTMVLKSYFNQFTQTGVGQLLGLVDMFAGGALASGAIFGLGVMPYISASIIFQLLVGVIPYLERLQKEGEVGRKKINQYTRLTTVGLCLFQAFVMTRTLYTVELNGAPVIPVYLQGFGFQAMAALLLTTGTMVLMWIGEQIEEHGIGSGISIVIMVGIIDRLPWAFSQVMENFTFSVTPAEHQIGVVKLIILLGMFFAIVGGVVYITQGQRRIPVQQAKHTRGRKVYGGQRHFLPLRVNQAGVMPIIFAQSLLIFPAAIMQGVQVRLEPGSFGYWVTSRLSEILQGGVVYVLLYILLITFFCYFWTAIQFNPKEMSNNMKDYGSFIPGIRPGQRTAEYLEGIMGKITLAGAAFLALIAILPKLVAGGFELNRAIAGFYGGTGLLIIVGVALDMVQRIESHMIMRQYSGFLSGGTRIRGRMG from the coding sequence ATGATCGAACAATTTGGAAATATTTTTCGAATCCCTGAATTACGTAAGAAAGTACTGATAACTCTCGGGCTTATAGCATTGTGTCGTGTTGGTGTGTATATACCAATTCCAGGGATTGATACGATGGTGCTAAAGTCATATTTTAATCAATTTACACAAACCGGTGTTGGTCAGTTGTTAGGACTTGTAGATATGTTTGCTGGGGGTGCCTTGGCTTCCGGTGCAATCTTTGGTTTAGGGGTGATGCCTTACATCAGTGCATCCATTATTTTCCAATTGTTGGTTGGCGTAATACCTTATTTGGAGAGATTGCAGAAAGAGGGTGAGGTTGGAAGAAAGAAGATTAATCAGTATACTCGGCTTACGACTGTAGGATTGTGTCTCTTTCAGGCGTTTGTGATGACGAGGACGCTTTATACGGTCGAACTGAATGGTGCGCCTGTGATTCCAGTCTATCTGCAAGGTTTTGGGTTTCAGGCCATGGCTGCGCTTCTGTTAACTACTGGAACGATGGTCTTGATGTGGATTGGAGAACAAATCGAGGAACATGGGATTGGTAGCGGAATTTCAATAGTTATTATGGTTGGCATTATCGATCGCCTGCCTTGGGCATTCTCGCAAGTGATGGAGAACTTTACCTTTTCAGTAACGCCTGCTGAACATCAGATTGGCGTTGTAAAATTAATCATTTTGTTGGGTATGTTTTTTGCCATTGTTGGTGGAGTCGTGTATATCACGCAAGGGCAGAGACGTATACCTGTGCAACAGGCGAAGCACACGCGTGGACGGAAGGTATATGGTGGGCAAAGGCATTTTTTACCCCTTCGTGTGAATCAGGCAGGTGTTATGCCTATAATATTTGCACAGTCGTTGTTAATCTTTCCTGCAGCGATTATGCAGGGTGTCCAAGTCAGGCTGGAGCCAGGTAGCTTTGGATACTGGGTCACATCTCGCTTATCTGAAATTTTACAAGGTGGCGTGGTTTACGTACTGCTTTATATTCTCCTTATAACGTTCTTTTGTTACTTTTGGACTGCTATACAGTTTAATCCCAAAGAGATGTCAAATAATATGAAGGATTATGGAAGTTTTATACCAGGAATCAGACCAGGGCAAAGAACCGCAGAATATTTAGAAGGGATTATGGGGAAGATTACGTTGGCAGGCGCTGCATTTCTGGCTTTAATTGCTATTTTGCCAAAACTTGTGGCGGGGGGTTTTGAGCTTAACCGCGCTATAGCAGGTTTCTATGGTGGAACAGGTTTGCTTATAATAGTAGGTGTGGCGCTTGACATGGTTCAAAGGATAGAATCTCATATGATCATGAGGCAATATAGCGGATTTCTCAGCGGTGGTACTAGAATCAGGGGACGAATGGGATGA
- a CDS encoding adenylate kinase has protein sequence MRIVFLGPPGAGKGTQAETISREKKLPHISSGNLLREAVETDTETGRKAREYIEKGLLVPDQIVVDIIKDRIVKDDCKDGFILDGFPRTVSQAKVLDEMLKQLGNKLDLVFYFSVSEESVILRLSGRRICSSCGANYHIKFVPSSKDGICDKCGGKLYQRADDKLETVSERLRVYHDQTEDLVEYYKKNGILKEIIADANIKVITKNIFDAIKCTQKNRPLIGYGVV, from the coding sequence ATGAGGATTGTGTTTCTTGGACCTCCTGGCGCAGGCAAAGGTACGCAGGCTGAAACTATTAGTAGAGAAAAAAAATTACCGCATATATCTTCTGGTAATTTATTGAGAGAGGCGGTTGAGACCGATACTGAAACAGGTAGAAAGGCACGCGAATATATAGAGAAAGGATTGTTGGTACCTGATCAGATAGTTGTCGACATTATTAAAGATCGTATTGTAAAAGATGATTGTAAAGACGGATTTATTTTAGACGGCTTTCCAAGGACAGTTTCTCAAGCTAAGGTGTTGGATGAGATGTTAAAACAGCTTGGGAATAAATTGGACTTGGTATTTTATTTTTCAGTATCTGAAGAGAGTGTGATTCTCAGGTTATCAGGTAGAAGGATTTGTAGCAGTTGCGGTGCAAATTATCATATTAAATTTGTTCCGTCCTCGAAAGATGGAATTTGTGACAAATGTGGCGGGAAGTTATATCAACGTGCAGATGATAAGTTAGAAACTGTCTCGGAGCGGCTCAGAGTTTACCACGATCAAACTGAAGACCTCGTTGAATATTATAAAAAGAACGGTATTTTAAAAGAGATAATAGCAGATGCAAATATAAAAGTAATTACTAAAAATATATTTGATGCCATTAAGTGTACTCAGAAGAACAGACCATTAATTGGCTATGGAGTAGTTTGA